The genome window ACGACGGCCGCAAGCACGTCCCGGTGTTCATCACCGAAGCGATGATCGGCCACAAGCTCGGCGAGTTCGCTCCCACGCGGACTTTCCGCAGCCACGTCAAGGAAGACCGGCGCAGCCGGCGGTAAGCGCCTTCGAGTAGGCATCAGAGGAGTTAAGCGATGGAAGCCAGGGCACAGGTGCGGTTCGCGCGCCACACGCCCCGGAAGGCCCGCCGCGTGGTGGACCTCATTCGCGGGCTGCCCGCTTCGGAGGCGCAGGCCGTGCTGAAGTTCGCCCCGCAGGCGGCGAGCAAGACCGTCTACAAGGTCCTCCAGAGCGCGATCGCGAACGCCGAGCACAACTTCAAGCTCGACAAGGACACGCTCTGGGTCAGCCGTGCGTGGGTCGACGAGGGGCCGACGCTGAAGCGGTTCCGTCCGCGCGCTCAGGGTCGTGCGTACCGGATCAACAAGCGGACCAGCCACATCACCGTGATCGTGGAGTCCCGCCCGCAGCAGCAGCCGCAGCAGCAGAAGAAGAAGAGGAGGGCCCGCTAGTGGGACAGAAGGTCCACCCGCACGGGTTCCGCCTCGGCATCACGACCGACTTCAAGAGCCGGTGGTACGCCGAGAAGCTGTACAAGGACTACGTGGCTGAGGACGTGGCCATCCGGCGCATGCTCCAGAAGGGCATGGAGCGGGCCGGCATCTCCCGCGTGGAGATCGAGCGCACGACCGACCGCGTCCAGGTCGACATCCACACCGCCCGGCCGGGCATCGTGATCGGCCGCCGCGGTGCGGAGGCCGACCGCATCCGGGGCGACCTCGAGAAGCTGACCGGCAAGCAGGTCCAGCTCAACATCCTCGAGGTGAAGAACCCCGAGATCGACGCCCAGCTCGTCGCCCAGGGCGTGGCCGAGCAGCTCTCCAGCCGGGTCTCGTTCCGGCGGGCGATGCGCAAGGCCATGCAGACCGCGATGAAGAGCGGGGCCAAGGGCATCCGGATCCAGTGCTCGGGTCGTCTCGGCGGCGCCGAGATGTCGCGCTCGGAGTTCTACCGCGAGGGCCGCGTTCCCCTGCACACGCTCCGCGCGGACATCGACTACGGCTTCTACGAGGCCCGCACCACCTTCGGCCGCATCGGCGTGAAGGTGTGGATCTACAAGGGCGACGTGCCGACCAACCGCGCCGAGCGCGAGGCTCTCGCCGCCGCGAGCGCCCGGGCGAGCCAGCGCCAGGAGCGCCGTGGTGAGCGTCCGCGCCGGGGCGGCGGCAGCGAGCGTCCCCGCCGTGGTGGAGCGAGCCGCGGCGAACGTGCCCCGAAGACCGAGGCGGCCGCCCAGGCCGCCCCTGAGAGCGGCCCGGCGGAGCAGCCGGGTGCTGGAGGGAGCTGACCATGCTGATCCCGCGCAAGGTCAAGCACCGCAAGCAGCACCGGCCTCGCCGTAGCGGAATGGCCAAGGGCGGCACCCGCGTGGTGTTCGGCGATTACGGCATCCAGGCGCTTGAGCACGCTTACGTGACCAACCGCCAGATCGAGGCCGCGCGTATCGCCATGACCCGGCACATCCGCCGCGGCGGCAAGGTGTGGATCAACATCTTCCCGGACCGTCCCCTCACGAAGAAGCCGGCCGAGACCCGTATGGGTTCCGGTAAGGGCTCTCCGGAGTGGTGGATCGCGAACGTCAAGCCCGGCCGTGTGATGTTCGAGCTGTCGGGTGTCCCCGAGCCCGTGGCCCGGGAGGCACTGCGCCGTGCCATGCACAAGCTCCCCATGAAGTGCCGGT of Thermobispora bispora DSM 43833 contains these proteins:
- the rplV gene encoding 50S ribosomal protein L22, translating into MEARAQVRFARHTPRKARRVVDLIRGLPASEAQAVLKFAPQAASKTVYKVLQSAIANAEHNFKLDKDTLWVSRAWVDEGPTLKRFRPRAQGRAYRINKRTSHITVIVESRPQQQPQQQKKKRRAR
- the rpsC gene encoding 30S ribosomal protein S3 gives rise to the protein MGQKVHPHGFRLGITTDFKSRWYAEKLYKDYVAEDVAIRRMLQKGMERAGISRVEIERTTDRVQVDIHTARPGIVIGRRGAEADRIRGDLEKLTGKQVQLNILEVKNPEIDAQLVAQGVAEQLSSRVSFRRAMRKAMQTAMKSGAKGIRIQCSGRLGGAEMSRSEFYREGRVPLHTLRADIDYGFYEARTTFGRIGVKVWIYKGDVPTNRAEREALAAASARASQRQERRGERPRRGGGSERPRRGGASRGERAPKTEAAAQAAPESGPAEQPGAGGS
- the rplP gene encoding 50S ribosomal protein L16 gives rise to the protein MLIPRKVKHRKQHRPRRSGMAKGGTRVVFGDYGIQALEHAYVTNRQIEAARIAMTRHIRRGGKVWINIFPDRPLTKKPAETRMGSGKGSPEWWIANVKPGRVMFELSGVPEPVAREALRRAMHKLPMKCRFVKREVGEV